The window TGGTGACTCCTTCAGCGCCACGTCCATCAGGGCGTATGTGGCGGAGTTCATCGCCACCCTCCTCTTTGTGTTCGCCGGCGTTGGGTCCGCCATTGCCTATGGTTAGTCACCGTGTCTCTGTGAATCCAGTGCCGACCGTATGATACGTAGAGTTCAGTACTTCAGTGCTAATTGCCAATTTGCATCGTGCAGGGAAAATCACCGATGATGGCGCTCTCGACCCAGTTGGCCTTGTGGCGATCGCGATCGCCCACGCCTTCGCCCTCTTCGTCGGTGTCGCGATCGCCGCCAACATCTCCGGCGGCCACCTCAACCCCGCTGTGACCTTCGGCCTTGCCGTCGGCGGCCACATCACCATCCTCACCGGGATCTTCTACTGGGTGGCCCAGCTGCTCGGCTCTACCGCCGCCTGCTTCCTCCTCAAATTCGTCACCCACGGAAAGGTCGGTACTCGCTACATGATATGATCGGAATATAGCCGTGCAATTTACTGTTCAGCTTACCGGTGAACTGTAAACGCAGGCCATCCCGACGCACGGTGTGACGGCGGGCATGAACGAGTTCGAGGGCGTGGTGATGGAGATCGTCATCACCTTCGCGCTGGTGTACACGGTGTACGCCACGGCGGCGGACCCGAAGAAGGGGTCCCTCGGCACCATCGCGCCCATCGCGATCGGTTTCATCGTCGGCGCCAACATCCTCGCCGCCGGCCCCTTCAGCGGCGGCTCCATGAACCCCGCCCGCTCCTTCGGCCCGGCAGTCGCCGCCGGCAACTTCGCCGGAAACTGGGTCTACTGGGTCGGGCCGCTCATCGGAGGCGGCCTCGCTGGGTTCGTGTACGGCGACGTGTTCATCGCGTCCTACCAGCCAGTCGCCGACCAGGACTACGCGTAAATTAGCGCGTGAGCCCAACGCTCGACCCGTCTCAGATTTGCATCCTTGCTTTGCTCTTCGTCGTGTGATGTGATGATCAAAGGTTGTGTACAAATGGTGTGTCACGGACCTCACGGTCACGGCCTTCGTGTTTCCCTTTCCATTCAATCCGTATAAAATATTTTCGTTCGGCAGTCATGGTTTGGAACAAAAAGAAACATGAATATGAACTGATTTGGACCTTGGTGGACTGAGAAtagcactgtccacctaaccatcccaACCACGGGTTGGTTCGCAGAATGGCTTTATGTTGGATTGTAAACGAGCGGCCAAACGTCTTCGTCTCCACGCATTGTTCATCTTCTTGATCACCTCTCCCATGACACATACACAATTCTCCCCCTCTCCCTTAGCCCGCCCTGCCGCATCCTCAGCGAGTTTCCATCTCGAGCTCAGCCTCCATCTAACANNNNNNNNNNNNNNNNNNNNNNNNNNNNNNNNNNNNNNNNNNNNNNNNNNNNNNNNNNNNNNNNNNNNNNNNNNNNNNNNNNNNNNNNNNNNNNNNNNNNNNNNNNNNNNNNNNNNNNNNNNNNNNNNNNNNNNNNNNNNNNNNNNNNNNNNNNNNNNNNNNNNNNNNNNNNNNNNNNNNNNNNNNNNNNNNNNNNNNNNNNNNNNNNNNNNNNNNNNNNNNNNNNNNNNNNNNNNNNNNNNNNNNNNNNNNNNNNNNNNNNNNNNNNNNNNNNNNNNNNNNNNNNNNNNNNNNNNNNNNNCTCCTTTCTCCCCTCTGCATGCGATGTTGTGGctactggaaatatgccctaaacacAATAATAAATATATTATTATATTTTTCATGTTTATAACTAAGTTTATATTTATGTTCTATAATTGCATTGGTTCTTGAATATGAGATTCAAAGAAAAGCTCAATTGCATGTGTGGAAAAATAAACATCAAATGGATCCCTAGTCATGCTCCTAGGACTAGCTCATGTATTGATGATGATCTTGTATTCCTGGTCATGAGAATTATTAAAGTAACAAGGATGGCATCACTAATTAGtacattgttgggaaacgtagtagaaaaaaaCGTCCTACGATCAACtaggaacactatgaagatgcaatAATGGTTTGGATCAGATTGTTACCAATTccgagttgcagcggaagaagacgattcggtgtagatcatacttggagtccctcgagccGTCGATGAACGATCCCTCGAGCGTAAGACATGGCCTGTCCACAGATTGCAAGTGTACGATCTTCATGATGCGGCAGCATTTAGCCGTGCAAAACTAATCATCATCAGAGAATTAGAGCGAGGAGATTAGGACCACAATGGGCTTCTAAATGTATATATATAGGTTGGGGGAgggggatgttggggaacgttgcagaaaataaaaaaaattctacggtttcaccaagatcaatctatgagttcatctagcaatgagagagaggagtgcatctacatacccttgtagatcgagcggaagcgttcaagagaacggggttgagggagtcgtactcgtcgtgatccaaatcaccggagatccaagcgccgaacggacggcatctccgcgttcaacacacgtacggtcagcatgacgtctcctccttcttgatccagcaagggggaaggagaggttgatgaagatccagcagcacgacggcgtggtggtggatgcagcagggatcccggcagggcttcgccaagcgtctgcgggaggcagaggtgtagcaagggggaagggaggcgccaagtgcaagggtgcggctgccctccctcccccctctttatatagggacccttggggggggggcgccggccctaggagattgaatctccaagggggggcggcggccaaggggggtgccttgccccccaaggcaagtggaggcgccccctcccctagggttcccaaccctaggcgcaggggggcccaagggggggggggcgcaccagcccaccaggggctggttcccctcccacttcagcccatggtgccctccgggataggtggccccacccggtggacccccgggacccttccggtggtcccggtacaatacgggtgacccctgaaactttcccgatggccgaaactcgacttcccatatataattatttaccttcggaccattccggaactcctcgtgacgtccgggatctcatccgggaccctgaacaactttcggtttgctgcatactaatatctctacaaccctagcgtcactgaaccttaagtgtgtagaccctacgggttcgggagacacgtagacatgaccgagatggctctccggtcaataaccaacagcgggatctggatacccatgttggcttccacatgctcctcgatgatctcatcggatgaaccacgatgtcgaggattcaagcaaccccgtatacaattccctttgtcaatcggtatgttacttgcctgagattcgatcgtcggtatcccaatacctcgttcaatctcgttaccggcaagtcactttactcgtaccgtaatgcatgatcccgtgaccagacacttggtcactttgagctcattatgatgatgcattaccgagtgggcccagagatacctctcggtcatacggagtgacaaatcccagtctcgatccatgtcaacccaacagacactttcggagatacctgtagtatacctttatagtcacccagttacgttgtgacgtttggtacacccaaagcactcctacggtatccgggagttacacgatctcatggtctaaggaaaagatacttgacattggaaaagctctagcaaacgaactacacgatcttgtgctatgctta is drawn from Triticum dicoccoides isolate Atlit2015 ecotype Zavitan chromosome 6B, WEW_v2.0, whole genome shotgun sequence and contains these coding sequences:
- the LOC119325285 gene encoding probable aquaporin TIP2-1, producing MVKLAFGSCGDSFSATSIRAYVAEFIATLLFVFAGVGSAIAYGKITDDGALDPVGLVAIAIAHAFALFVGVAIAANISGGHLNPAVTFGLAVGGHITILTGIFYWVAQLLGSTAACFLLKFVTHGKAIPTHGVTAGMNEFEGVVMEIVITFALVYTVYATAADPKKGSLGTIAPIAIGFIVGANILAAGPFSGGSMNPARSFGPAVAAGNFAGNWVYWVGPLIGGGLAGFVYGDVFIASYQPVADQDYA